The region TGGTTCGAGCCGCCCTTCAAAGACAGCGGCGCGTCGGCGCTTTTACACAAGCAGCCGGACGATATCTGGCGGATCGATTTCCAGCTGGGATGGGACATTGATCGCGCCAAGGAACTGAAGCCCGAAAATATCCGCGCCCGCGTGGATGCCATGTTGGGCGAGGGGGCGGAGTACGAGCTCGAATGGACCTCGATCTACACGTTCCAATGTCGGCGTATGGAGAAGTTTCGCCACGGCAGGGTGCTCTTTGCGGGCGACAGCGCGCATCAGGTCTCACCCTTCGGGGCGCGGGGGGCCAACTCTGGTGTGCAGGACGCAGACAATTTGGCCTGGAAACTTGATCTGGTGATCAAGGGCTTGGCACCCGACCGCCTGCTGGACAGCTATTCGCAAGAACGGGTCCACGGGGCTGACGAGAATATCCTGAACTCCACCCGCGCAACGGACTTTCTCACCCCGAAGACAGAGATGAGCAAGATTTTCCGTAATGCGGTGTTGAGCCTCGCACACCGTCACGCATTTGCACGGCCCTTGGTGAATTCCGGTCGTTTGTCTGTGCCATGTGTCTATGATGGGCTGTCACTGAACGGCCCCGATGCGCTGAATGGCCCCGCGACAAGCCGTGTCGGCGCCACCTGCAACGACGCGCCCTTGAGGGACGGCTTCTTGCTGGATGTAGTGGGCGGCGTGTTCACTGTTCTGGCGATCAATACCGGCCCGCCCGCGCTGGCCGAGGTCGACGGGGTCACGGTAAACACCGTCACGCTGAACACGCAAACCGACGATCCCAGCGGAGCCATTGCGGCACGCTACCTCGGCGACACGCCCTGCGGCATCTACCTGATCCGCCCGGACCAGCATGTCGCCGCACGGTGGGCCCGCGCAAGCGCCGCAGACATCCGGTCAGCCGTAAGCATCGCAACAGGAAAGGGGCAGTAACGATGGGGCTCAACCTTCAACCGAACATCAAGGATCCGGACGGGTTCTATGATGAATTGCTGTGCGCACATGAAGGGCGAAGCAAG is a window of Sulfitobacter pontiacus DNA encoding:
- a CDS encoding FAD-dependent oxidoreductase, translating into MVDMRYDLAFKLYPYQKGADQGLAPRRHPVVIVGGGPIGMALALDLGRKGTPVVVLDDHEGVGQGSRAICFAKRTLEICDRLGAGKAMIDKGVQWNVGKVFHGDERVFEFNLQPEDGHKAPAFINLQQPYFEKYLVDEIRVAQSDGAPIEIRGRNAVTGVTPQGDHVVLDINTPDGPYQLEADWLVACDGARSPTREMLGLSFEGRVFEDNFLIADVKMKADFPTERWFWFEPPFKDSGASALLHKQPDDIWRIDFQLGWDIDRAKELKPENIRARVDAMLGEGAEYELEWTSIYTFQCRRMEKFRHGRVLFAGDSAHQVSPFGARGANSGVQDADNLAWKLDLVIKGLAPDRLLDSYSQERVHGADENILNSTRATDFLTPKTEMSKIFRNAVLSLAHRHAFARPLVNSGRLSVPCVYDGLSLNGPDALNGPATSRVGATCNDAPLRDGFLLDVVGGVFTVLAINTGPPALAEVDGVTVNTVTLNTQTDDPSGAIAARYLGDTPCGIYLIRPDQHVAARWARASAADIRSAVSIATGKGQ